CTCTTGTAAACAGTGGTTGATTTCTCTCGTCTGACTGGCTCTCACCGTTGGAGCCACCGTTGGCTCCACCCGACCTAGAGAGAAGCTGGAGCCCTTCTCTCTAGCCATTAATCGCTTTTTTTTtagggattttattaagtttttttctatttaaataaatgagttggaattaaaaaattatttttaataatttttctaattaaaaataaataaaaaggccACGTGGAATTGCcaactaggacaaaattgaaggctgacaacatttggccttaattaaattaaaaaaaattttctagggacctaatttgatgtaaaaattttttaggtcctggatttgattccctttgtaatctcaggggcctttggaccctttaagccaAAAAATTTCATAAAACAGACCTACTTGAATAATGTTTTTCCAGAACTTGAAAACTAGCTTATTCACATATGGCAGAAatcaataaaattgattttttttagcaAATGAATTGTTTCTTCACTTAAAATACATTATGAAGACTCAGATTaggtttggttttttttttttttcaaatcgtTGCCAAACAGTGGAGACTAGCCCCTTACAGAACATAAAGAATCAAACATAAAAGCAAGATATTAGAAGGAAGGAAGTTGATCATACACCCTCAAACCACCAAGCAACACTAAGCCATTCTTTAGGCTTGGTTCTCTAGTCCCTAACATGTATCACTTAGTCCTCACCAGTGGCCAAAATACATGAGAAGACAATTAACAAAGGATAATGGAAAGGACGTGATTCTTAAATAGATAAAGCTTAGGGAAAAGTGAAACTGAAAACCAAATTTCAAGGAATCACCCTGCAGTACAAATGGCTAGGTGATCCTTCAGTGATACCATAACAAAGAAACACAATGGTTACATCATTTCTTCCAGCTATCCTACTTAATTCAGTTCTAGTTTTCCTTTGTCAAACTACAATTATCAAAACAAGTTACAAAATCATGTTCCTAAATCATTCCATCACTGAGTCTTTTGATTCAGAAACTGAAAAAACTACTATCTTTCTTTCCATCATTGGGTCTTTTGATTCATAAACTGAAAAAAACTACTATATGGAGCTAAAGTTGTTGAAAGCCTTGAAATTGGCGGCAATTTCACAACTAACTACATAAACTATTGTTCTGTGCTTGTTAATTCTAGGATTATTGGCACTTTGGCATAAGCTCAGAAAACTAACCTTAAatgatgatgaataaaaagctaaagataattgatatttttcatTAATGCACAGAAGTGCAAATgtgcacaaatatatacacgCATGATAGCAACAACATATCAGAGTTTGTTGcacattcaaattcaaatattaGGAAACTATATCATATAAAAACTATCCAAGAATCTTGCTATTTGTTACAACAAATAAGCAACAGAACTTAATTAATAGATTACTAGAAAGTGGCTTTGTGAGCAAATCCGCTAATTTATGACTAGATGGAACATGAGAACTTCAAGTTGATAGACTCAAATCAGTAATAGAGgaaaaactaaagaaaacaaAGAGAAATTGATTACTGGATTCACCAAGAAAGAAAGGGAACCAAACTCAGGGTATTCGAGAGACCCTGAACTCTCCTTAAGTCTAGTCCAATCCTTTCCTTGAGATAATCATGCTCTGTTAATGAGTAATTTGAGTATACAAtttcttcttattttattaatttttaagttTTCTTTCCCTACATTTTCTATTCAACCAAGCAATTATAAAATCGCtccattttcatcttctttcctcttctctttatcttctttatattccttttctttctctttattcACCTCTCCAAACCTAACATTAGGTCTTCTTCACTTTCTCCCTATTGCTACTCATTATGTTTGTTTTTCATGGATGCATCATCACGTCTTATTAGGCAAGCCAGACCCGAAGTTAAGCAAGCCAGACCCACAATTAGTAAGGGGTCCTTCTATAAATACAAAGTCTTAACTTTACATTTCCTAAAGAACCTAGGAGGGAATTCAGAAAACATTATTAAAAGAAACTGAATTTGATCTGAAAAAATGAGAGCTTGATCTGTTTGTTTGTGGCTCTCAGAGGTAATCCTCAACACTCTACTATGTCATGTTCACTCATGAATCCTAAATAAACTAGTAAGTAGCTTGTGCAATGCACGGattttgaaattttcatttatttaaattatttttatatattaaaaattattttcaaaaaatcagTTAAAAGTGCTTTAATAACCACATAAATTGTCGAATGTTTGTAAAAAAGCATTTCCAGAAtaatactaaaaaaatattttccaatATGCAGGGACGGATGTAGGTAGGTGACTAGCCCTCACTTGATTTTGTAAAAAATtagtagaaaaaaaattaagtagtaagaatatgtgtttttttatggctcctttggtaaaaaaaaatgtcCTCACTTGTGTTCACATtgttaaatgccctcacttgagtagtaaaagtatatgGTTTTTTATGGTCCCTTTGTAAAAATGTCATCATTTGTGTctcatttagtaaaaaatgtctcatttctaatagtatatgttaatttttttttatgaatatatatatatatatatatagcccTCCACAACATTAAATTCCTGGATCCGTCATTGCCGATATgtcaaaaaaaagaataatactaaaaaatagaataagagatttttttattctttcttaTACTCTGTTTAGGGTGGTTTTCAATTTTAAGttgtcaaattttaaaaaaccaaaacaataTTTTAGTTTCAGTTTTATAATTTTGGTTTCCAATCTTTAAAAGTTGTTGCAAATGTGGACTAAGGTGGGTTGGTCCAACCATGTTCACTGCACCGTTAATGGGcttaaaatgagataaaaataaaatatgagaaaaaatGAGAAGTTCAATGGTAGCCAAAAAAAGAGTAGGatacaataaccaaatcaaaatttGTGGCAAACAAAAAGTACAGGCAGAAAATTGGCTTTATAATTGAAGAAGTCACGTGATTATTTTcagaagttcaaaaaaaaatacttgaaaATGAGTAATTGACTCAAACTGATTATTTATACTCAGTAATACTATAAATTTGTTAACTCTCTAATTTAGTGCCTTATGTTAAAGAAAATTACTTTGAGGATGAATGACcattaagaaaatgaaaatcactccaatttcatcttctttccttttctctttatcttctttatattcatttACTTTCTCTTTATTCTCTTCTCCTAACCTAATATTAGGTAAATGGACCCATGTTTTGTCGTCTTCACTTTCTCCCTGTTGCTACTCATTATGTTTGTTTTTCATGGATGCATCATCACAACTTATTAGGCAAGCTGGACCCTAATTTAGGCAAGCCAGACCCACAATTACTAAGAGGTCTTTCTATAAATACAAAAGTTTATATTTCCTAAAGAACCTAGGAGGGAATTCATAAAACATTATTAAAAGAAACTGAATTTGGTCTTAAAAAAGGAGAGCATGATCTGTTTGTTCATGGCTCTCATGGGTAATCCTTATCACTCTACTATGTCATGTTCACTCATGAATCCtaaataaatatgaaattaCTTGTCATTTCTTTTCTACTCTCtgcttcattttttatttatttccttttccATTTTAGAATAGTACCAAGTAGAAACAATCCTATGTACAGAGAAGAACAGAGAACAGATGGGTCAATTTTGTGAGAATCTTAATTTGGAGCTTTCAATCTACTATTCATTCTCTTATTTATTTGCTTGGTCTTAAGCTATTATGGGCCAGACCCACTTCTACATTTAGCCATTTCacggggatttgggtttggcgccccaccctttaggctacgcgccccagcctttttttttatcccaaaagtacccatcggtaaatgattaACCGATATAAATATACACATCGGTTAATCATTAACCGTTATTTTTTCTCTGTATGAACACCTTCATACCATTacccagaacacgaagaacaatatcggttaatCATTAACCGATGTGTATATTTATATCGGTTAATCATTTACCGTTATGATTTCTGGcagtttgatcaccttttcaccattactcctccctccaccaacccctccaccattactcctccctccacctgccccccataactcgcccaCACAACCTTAttccaccattactccactcctccctcacatttcaccttcccaccaccaccaccatctccacattttccaccaccaccaccaccaacaccacctccACCAAGGGGAAGCTCTAAACTCCTAGTAAGTGTTGTTAGCTTTTTGGTACTTTATCtcagtagttagttgttagtttaagtagttagtttagttagttaagttggtaatttaggctgCTGTATCGTGAGCTgtatcggtaaatgattttccGTTAATGGGTCGGATTATGATATGCCGTTATAGGACCGGATTTTGATTTGCCGTTAATGTGTCAGATATTGATTTACCGTTTTGGTTCCAGGGATGACaaagtccttttttttttgtgaatcacaattgatacatgctgctggattggaaaatgataatccagaggagcaaccatcactagttgaacctccgattatatctatagatgtctctcatttgtatcagactgatcaggtactcattgcacaaatttttgcatgttttgtttatgctttgtttatgccttgttttatgccttatgccttgtttatcctgaaacagcgtttccctttgaaagatgatcttatgaaatgggttcgcgacatttctatggcaaataattttgttttggtgacaacaaagtctgatagtggtgcgaagggaagaaaagaatatgtcattctggggtgtgagaagcatAGTGTGTATATTCCCTACAGAGATCCtgatcttgttgaaggaacgtcaacacaaaagacaggttgacCTTTTAGGCTAAAAGGACGACGTACGAAAGATGGTAAAGGatggtggttgaaggtgatgaaggatagacacatccatctcgcagctgagtcactacttggccacaattaCGCTGGTCGACTGAATagtgaggagaaggaggacgtgataaatcaggctaagacttaggttccacctagaaagatgttggcgtccttgaaagaaaaagatccttcaaacttgactaccatccaacaaatttatggtgtttgcaagcggttcagacaatccgttcgtgggtcactgacagagatgcaatacttgctgaagaagttggacggtgagaagtatgttcacttcgaaagaaatgaacccggatcggaagtgattagagatatattttgggctcatccgaatgccgtcaaacttttcaacacattcccatatgtagtgatcatgGATTGCATATACAAGACCAGCAAATACAATCTACCCTTGCTAGAGATTGTTGGCCTGACCTCCACggataaaacatactcaatagCATTCTGCTACATTGGTAGTGAGGGCACAGAGGACTACATTTGGgcattggagtgtatgaagtctctaatttccgaccaatccaggttgcctaaagtgattgtgacggacagagatcttgccttattgagtgccgcttcacaaagccttcccaccactacccatttactatgcttgtggcacatcaacaagtgtgttttggcaaagtgcaaagagtatgttggcacgaatgattttgctcaagaggttatggacaagtgggccgaattggtagatgctccaacagttccagaatctgaagctcattggattgaattgtttaacatgtgcaagcttaaacacaagttgaaatttgccacttattgttctactacatggttgatCCAAATGcagaaatttgccaaggcatggacaaatcatgtgatgcattttggaacaacaacaagtaacaggtacaaaaattatgttatgacttgttatatgtatttcatttcatagattattacagagttgttggtttgcagggctgaaggtgcacatgccagcttgaagttgatgttgatgaacagtaagggtgacctggccacatcatgggatgcgtcgcatagtttgaccatCAATCGTCACACTGAGATAGTAGCATCATTTGAGCGCagtatgaataaaattgatcaccttttcaagacccttttctacacaaatattagGGGATTTGTGTCAATCAAATGCCTGAAACTCATTGATGCTGAACTGACAAGAATGCAGTCCTACGGCGGCAGATGCGATTGcttattgagagagactcatggactaccttgcggttgtcaacTTGCAGGTTACCGGTCAACCATTCTCCTGTAAACTACttccaattatttatatttgtgattCAATGTGACATgtttgtgaacttgcagattatgagaggattccgtacgaggccattcatccattctggaagagcctaagttgggagcatgtacctgttgcagatactggcagctcagatatttgcggactaaaccatggagagatgcacccagaagttgaggcactgacacgttatttccattctttggatactggagggcagagtatggtaaggaggaagcttcaggagatatattgtcctgaaagcagtacattatgtactcctgagcttcggataaagtccaaccgcaatcctaagttgaaggagagcaaaccacccaagggtcgagcaataggatccttgactcgtgatccttcagcGTTTGACCTTACTGACAAGaagattaaagaggaaaagaagtcttcacaaccagcaaagaggaagaagcgtgtgaagaagtctgatacaagccatttcatgtgtaactgtccagcctttctccatccatatattgacacaattacagatgttgaggatgatggtaactgtggctatagatccATTGCTGCATTACTGGGGCATTCCGCCGGTCAGGACGGTTGGCCTTGGGTTAGGGCTTCATTGATAAAAGAACTTGAGACCAATATGTTAATGTATAATAGGATGTGGGGCACAAATGTTGTTTATGGCTTACATGATCGACTCACTCTTCCTCTTGGTGACCCGGCCACCCCTGACAAATGGTttcaactgccagagatgggataccttgttgcCACAAAGTACCAATTGGTTCTCGTATCCTTATCCTCTATGGGTTGTAACACATACTTTCCACTGATAGGAGCCGGTCCACAAGATGCGCATACTGTTATAGCTATTGGACATGTGACAAATCACTGGGTACAGGTATATTTTGACCAAATACACTAATATTTTAGTTGCCTACTAGCTTGTCgattaatttttgtatgtggaagttatctaattttatggttATTCTCTAAAATGTAGCTCCAATTAACTCCTGGACATCTTATGCCGACTATTTCTCCCCAGTGGGATTGGCATGCTGATCTTGCCTCCAAATACTGGCGCAACCCATATGGTCCACGTTTAGACATGTACGCTGCACAATTCCAAGCTTGGCTTGGTGCTTTTAGTGGTCATGCTGACTATGTGGACATCACCACAGATTGAATGTTCTTGTATtgtgtaatattaatttgtaaactctctgtaattttaattttgtggcCCTTATCCACAGGTTGTTGTTAATGACAACTATTTAGACATCATCGTAGATTGGCAGGTTCATGCGTGTACTTTTagtaatgttaatttgatgtacGTTGAATAGTATAGCTCATttgtcatttaatttcattatcaaGGTCTTGTCATTAACATTTCATTATGAAggtcttgtcattttcattttcattaccctccaccaccaaccctgACATTACTCGCAACCACCAGCCCCAACCACACTTCTACCATCCACCAGTACACCATAAATCTTTTGACCATTCTGCTCTGCTATAAATCTCTGttgtgtcttgcctcttcttcttactcttcattcctcatcttcctgtctattgtgtcttgcctcttcttcttactcTTCATTCTACACAATGGAACAAGACCCAAATCCATTCGTCCGCCATTGCAAACGTCAAAGCAACAATTCtggcagctctcgtcctctcattcttggcccGGTTGGCGCCatccaggctgccatgtatgcCCGTAGATCCACCCCTAACACACCACTCATTCCGACCCAGGAAATCGTGAGGCGTGTGCTAGATCACGGATCAATCGaaaccgatcctgatttcaaCTCACATGCTTGGCTATCAGCCCTGCAAGAGTGGGGAAATGCCACTCCGCTGGGCTCTCTGACAACGAACGTTGAGAGGGtggagaatgttgttgctgttatcaaaccttgcactcccaatgggttcggagatgcgaaagttaccctcaaggtatgtCTTGTCCTTGCTTTTGGTCCCCCTTGACTAACCGTTCTTATTTACTTCTCAAACGATTTCAAAAATTTAGGACCCCACGGGTGCTGTTGATGCTAGCATCCATCGCAAGGCCTTTACCCACAGTGAATTTGCGAATGACATAACTATTGGATctgttctcgttctccaaaaggtctgAAACCTAAACATGAAACTTGCTTCATTTTTTGGACAACTAAGCATGGTTTGATTAAAGTATGCAATTCacttgcaggttgctgtgtttgcacctagaggaactgtttgttatcttaatataacattgcccaacctagtgaaggtattcccaaaagattgcggaccccatgacttcatcgatatcacagaggaataattttgttttccgTGTTGCTTATGTTTAATTTGGTTGTGTAACCGTTTAACTTATTGTCATGGATTATTACATGCTTTGGATTATTTATGTTGTCGTTGTTActgtttttttcattataagagtcataatattaagactaaaaatagaatacatgtaaataaaaagaggcaagagtcataacataacataaagagtcctaacatatacataacaatggatcccacataacaagagtaataaaatcactctccccgaccccgccccctgcgacctctgggtccacgagctctacctccacgaacaccctctccaggatcaccctctccacgagctctgcctccacgggctccgcctccacggggtctgcctgcacgagctctgcctccacgggctctgcctcccgCAGCTGCGGCTCCTCGAATAGCAGAAAAGGCAACTCCCTGGGTACCAACGAAGGAACTCCGTCAAAAGAGATCgagcgccctctcagtgaggaTTCGGGGTTGTGTCCCTGGAGCAAGAGCATCTGGCACCtccagtgactgctccaacaactccacacccctacgtatagcagactgcataaaaataatatacaaaaaaatgtcattaacaaaaatcacaattgaatagataaaaataatatacaagtttagaatccaaacttaccacgacactaagctcctccctcctatcctcagggatgatgaacacatgggacactctgctataccacctcatgtaaccctccaccgcctctcccggatatgtagcagggatcccctgagggcggaggtgcggctcaaactcagcataggcagcatttgcggtctcagcaagggaccccgtcgtctggatctcagaggggtgtcgagggatgtcctgtatgtagccaaactggcgcataacCCTCTGCGGTAGATGTCGGCTCACAGACTGGCCGTAAGGTGTTCTGATGTAGCCGGAATAGAGGGCCCTAGGATCCCGCGGTCGAAcagcccgatggtcctcaaatggggtcaATGTGATATCATCTAATGTATGCTCATCCAGCATGACTCGTCTCTCATCGAGTCCGGAATGCGCGATCCGAGACGTGGACCACCGttgcgccctaggctggtcctatGTGTAGCCGGGTACCTCCGTCCTGATAATGACGCTGCTGGATATGTACTCATACTCCCATGACAGCAAGAGGGAGGTGAACCCTCCGATCTGGGCTGTCTTCCTGCGGGACGCACGACTAAGCTGTTCGTACAACGATGCCAACGCAATCGCACCCCACGCGTACTCCGACACGCGAGCGAGGTCCTCCAGCATCCCGATCCAGTAGACAGTAGTGTGGTAACCCCCACTCTTGCTGGCAAAGAAGGTGGCGccaagctggttcaccagccagatcctagcagcatcctcatagcggtgctctacaatgaaatgaattaagttaacaattattaataatacgctaaaaataaatacaacttcATAAAGTAATGATTAAGACATACCATCCAAAGCAGACGTATACATGACCTTCATAGTAAGGAACCGGATATTCTGGCCACCCGCCGCCTCAAACGCAACAAGATAATCAGCAGCAGATCCTCCCAGGAGCTGGGCgcagagcgctgcacactcATCTCGCTCCCCCCTGCCCGGCgtgtagaacctcgaccccgtggaaagatggagaagagccgacacgtcgtccagggtgatagtcatctccccgaacggcatgtggaagctactcgtctcctcatgccatctctcaaCAAGGGCCAGTATGAGAGGTGGGTCTGTCTCCGGTAACCCGCACCAAGGCAGGTGATACAAACCCGTCTGCTGCAGCAGCTGTCGCACATGTGTATGGGCCTCTGAATCGCCATCACAGGGGAGGTTCCATACCTTCCCCCCAACAGTGGCCACCCTCAGTGTCCAACGGTCATCGTACCGCGGGTCTGTGCGTAGAAGTGCCTGCCACGTCCAAGGAGCCTTGTGGTCGGGAAAATGCGCAAGAAGCGACTGATCCTCAGGCCCCCGGGAAACGGTGCCACCCTCTGGATGAGGTCATCTACACCGCCCTGTGCCCCCTCCTCTGGCACGGcatcagcagcatcaatctcctcctggagaataagaggctcctcctcctcaccactaaCCTCAGAAGAAGACTCCTCGCCACTAGGCTCAGAAGAAGACTCCTCGCCAGATGTTTCCTGACGAGGTAACTCAG
This is a stretch of genomic DNA from Lotus japonicus ecotype B-129 chromosome 1, LjGifu_v1.2. It encodes these proteins:
- the LOC130731953 gene encoding uncharacterized protein LOC130731953 — its product is MEQDPNPFVRHCKRQSNNSGSSRPLILGPVGAIQAAMYARRSTPNTPLIPTQEIVRRVLDHGSIETDPDFNSHAWLSALQEWGNATPLGSLTTNVERVENVVAVIKPCTPNGFGDAKVTLKDPTGAVDASIHRKAFTHSEFANDITIGSVLVLQKVAVFAPRGTVCYLNITLPNLVKVFPKDCGPHDFIDITEE
- the LOC130731952 gene encoding PKS-NRPS hybrid synthetase cheA-like → MLASLKEKDPSNLTTIQQIYGVCKRFRQSVRGSLTEMQYLLKKLDGEKYVHFERNEPGSEVIRDIFWAHPNAVKLFNTFPYVVIMDCIYKTSKYNLPLLEIVGLTSTDKTYSIAFCYIGSEGTEDYIWALECMKSLISDQSRLPKVIVTDRDLALLSAASQSLPTTTHLLCLWHINKCVLAKCKEYVGTNDFAQEVMDKWAELVDAPTVPESEAHWIELFNMCKLKHKLKFATYCSTTWLIQMQKFAKAWTNHVMHFGTTTSNRAEGAHASLKLMLMNSKGDLATSWDASHSLTINRHTEIVASFERSMNKIDHLFKTLFYTNIRGFVSIKCLKLIDAELTRMQSYGGRCDCLLRETHGLPCGCQLADYERIPYEAIHPFWKSLSWEHVPVADTGSSDICGLNHGEMHPEVEALTRYFHSLDTGGQSMVRRKLQEIYCPESSTLCTPELRIKSNRNPKLKESKPPKGRAIGSLTRDPSAFDLTDKKIKEEKKSSQPAKRKKRVKKSDTSHFMCNCPAFLHPYIDTITDVEDDGNCGYRSIAALLGHSAGQDGWPWVRASLIKELETNMLMYNRMWGTNVVYGLHDRLTLPLGDPATPDKWFQLPEMGYLVATKYQLVLVSLSSMGCNTYFPLIGAGPQDAHTVIAIGHVTNHWVQLQLTPGHLMPTISPQWDWHADLASKYWRNPYGPRLDMYAAQFQAWLGAFSGHADYVDITTD